A window of the Pongo abelii isolate AG06213 chromosome 10, NHGRI_mPonAbe1-v2.0_pri, whole genome shotgun sequence genome harbors these coding sequences:
- the LOC100438898 gene encoding CDGSH iron-sulfur domain-containing protein 1-like produces MSLTSCSSGRVEWMAAVTLAAGTAAIGYLAYKRFYVKDHRNKAVINLHIQKDNPKIVRAFDMEDLGDKAVYCRFWRSKKFPFCDGSHTKHNEETGVNVGPLIIKKKET; encoded by the coding sequence ATGAGTCTGACTTCCTGTTCCAGCGGACGAGTTGAATGGATGGCAGCAGTTACCCTTGCTGCTGGGACAGCTGCAATTGGTTATCTAGCTTACAAAAGATTTTATGTTAAAGATCATCGAAATAAAGCTGTGATAAACCTTCACATCCAGAAAGACAACCCAAAGATAGTACGTGCTTTTGACATGGAGGATTTGGGAGATAAAGCTGTGTACTGCCGTTTCTGGAGGTCCAAAAAGTTCCCGTTCTGTGATGGGTCTCATACAAAACACAACGAAGAGACTGGAGTCAACGTGGGACCTCTGatcatcaagaaaaaagaaacttaa